From Bombus vancouverensis nearcticus chromosome 15, iyBomVanc1_principal, whole genome shotgun sequence, the proteins below share one genomic window:
- the LOC117164512 gene encoding uncharacterized protein LOC117164512, giving the protein MYEGLVKSIAEATSAESLPKEIELSEDEVSKRKRVRSSAEDFKTEEDTKKLEERVGSLDKSTIGVTLGPYADVLSPDKSLEYKHSAMSKQILKINSENIMTVRRLFDSFLKEELKYAKMKEIFDRNERTLAVVRQRFTNMVDKYFQAKRNLDDARDKLSKHQQIRQIMKLESPEEIKTIYEIERTIERDISCYQKVLINLEEEVDQARREIVTLSNQHLEMKSKLESGFRDYSERNAYLLHYTDKSMKALLKSEKKSFDMIRRKFNKFQREILRKTEETEKRKKARLDNKGTCTSTNL; this is encoded by the exons ATGTACGAGGGTTTAGTGAAAAGTATAGCGGAAGCTACCTCAGCAGAAAGTCTACCTAAG GAAATTGAATTATCGGAAGATGAAGTCAGTAAACGGAAACGAGTTAGGAGTTCCGCAGAAGATTTTAAAACTGAAGAAGATACGAAAAAGTTAGAAGAAAGAGTTGGTAGTTTAGATAAATCTA CGATAGGCGTGACTTTAGGCCCCTACGCAGATGTACTCTCTCCCGACAAAAGTCTGGAATACAAACATTCAGCAATGTCTAAACAAATTCTGAAAATTAATAGCGAGAATATTATGACG GTTCGACGTTTATTTGACTCTTTCTTAAAAGAGGAactaaaatatgcaaaaatgaaGGAAATATTTGACAGAAACGAAAGGACTCTTGCCGTTGTTCGACAAAGATTTACAAACATGGTTGATAAATATTTCCAG GCAAAGAGAAATTTAGACGATGCACGTGATAAACTTAGCAAACATCAGCAAATTCGACAGATAATGAAATTAGAAAGTCCAGAAGAGATCAAAACAATATATGAAATCGAAAGAACGATCGAGCGAGATATTTCGTGTTATCAAAAAGTGTTAATCAATTTAGAAGAAGAAGTCGATCAAGCTCGTCGTGAAATTGTCACGTTATCCAATCAACATCTTGAAATGAAATCGAAATTGGAATCCGGTTTTCGAGACTATAGTGAAAGAAATGCCTATTTATTGCATTATACTGATAAATCGATGAAAGCATTACTAAAATCTGAGAAAAAATCGTTCGATATGATTCGGCGCAAGTTTAACAAGTTTCAACGAGAAATATTGCGTAAAACAGAG GAAacagagaaaaggaagaaagcaCGACTTGACAATAAAGGGACGTGCACTAGTACTAATCTGTAG
- the LOC117164350 gene encoding uncharacterized protein LOC117164350, whose translation MTSKKVLLRKETFLERLLKEGKGYIFTMEELHVCLKRHSCEYKKMLFVIDRYSRYKTQLKENMEDLIVYDSDVLDDNDDEDIEDADEMEYLDIEMGGYENEEDFVVFEEYFHNFDSIAYRRNILANMEMLILRMLIMDGSLINILFSIYSKLKILLKDYYQRVEKFLERNKTLVEFQNNSEKKQPIKSFEKKYNQLQQLLLKITEKEIFLVETMVQPRMVQNNGENKNN comes from the exons ATGACAAGTAAAAAGGTA TTATTACGGAAGGAAACATTTCTTGAGAGATTATTAAAGGAAGGAAAAGGATATATCTTTACAATGGAAGAATTGCACGTATGTTTGAAAAGACATTCGTGCGAATACAAGAAGATGCTATTCGTTATAGATCGCTACTCTCGA TATAAGACACAATTAAAGGAGAATATGGAGGATTTGATAGTGTACGATAGTGACGTTCtggatgataatgatgatgaagaTATAGAAGATGCCGATGAAATGGAATATTTGGACATAGAGATGGGAGGATATGAAAATGAGGAAGATTTTGTAGTCTTCGAAGAATATTTTCACAATTTTGATAGTATTGCATATCGAAGGAATATTCTCGCTAATATGGAAATGTTAATTTTGCGCATGTTAATAATGGATGGATCTCtcataaatattttgttttcgATATATTCGAAGTTGAAGATCCTTTTGAAAGATTATTATCAAAGAGTTGAAAAGTTTTTGGAACGAAACAAGACACTCGTAGAATTCCAGAATAATTCTGAAAAAAAACAACCAATCAAGAGCTTTGAAAAGAAATACAACCAACTGCAGCAGCTTTTACTTAAGATTACCGAG aaagaaatatttcttgTGGAAACTATGGTGCAACCGCGTATGGTTCAGAATAACGgggaaaacaaaaataattaa
- the LOC117164508 gene encoding retinol-binding protein pinta: MSTLNEYTCQLSTEEKAYMAANLNETDETRPIKIAEIRQWITENEDLHAPTDDFFILRFLRACKFNIEKTKSKLWNYYKQRANLPEWYSNRDPFLPELQELFDLGVFLPLRKLDNEGRMVVIIRAAAHSPNRHKMSDMLKASLMILDLALRDHESVTIHGITAILDISGITYEHVFQLPPSVIKNLVHAWQGCYPVRIYSLDFINTHKFINTVLNVFRSFMTTKLKQRVHVHARDKLKLYETLPVNMLPKEYGGMNGTVKELSEYWKRTVIENGEWFAEQEKYKLTLIK, encoded by the exons ATGTCGACGTTAAATGAATATACTTGTCAACTATCTACGGAGGAGAAAGCGTATATGGCGGCTAATTTGAATGAAACAGACGAAACCAGACCAATTAAAATTGCTGAAATAAGGCAATGGATAACGGAGAATGAAGATTTACACGCACCTACTG atGATTTTTTCATTCTACGTTTCTTGAGGGCATGCAAATTTAATATCGAGAAGACAAAATCTAAATTATGGAATTATTATAAGCAGAGGGCGAATCTTCCAGAATGGTATAGCAACAGGGATCCATTTCTACCAGAGTTGCAAGAACTCTTTGATTTGGG GGTGTTTTTGCCTTTAAGAAAATTAGATAACGAGGGCAGAATGGTTGTGATAATACGTGCTGCAGCACATTCTCCTAATAGACACAAAATGTCAGACATGTTGAAG GCATCGTTGATGATTTTGGATCTAGCTTTACGAGACCACGAATCCGTAACGATTCACGGTATAACGGCTATCTTGGATATAAGTGGAATTACATATGAGCATGTATTTCAATTACCACCGAGTGTTATTAAAAATCTAGTTCACGCATGGCAGGGCTGCTATCCTGTTAGAATTTACTCGTTGGATTTTATCAATACTCACAAATTCATAAATACAGTCTTAAACGTTTTCAGAAGCTTTATGACTACAAAGTTGAAACAAAGAGTACATGTTCATGCACGTGATAAATTAAAGTTATACGAAACTTTGCCAGTGAATATGTTGCCAAAAGAATATGGCGGTATGAATGGAACAGTGAAGGAATTAAGTG AGTATTGGAAGCGTACGGTTATAGAGAACGGAGAATGGTTCGCCGAGcaagaaaaatacaaattgaCGTTGATTAAGTAA